CCGAGTTGTATTGCTCATCAATATATGCAATATAATCTCTTTGCTCTCTCTCACTTTTTGCATAGCAAACATCATAAATGTTAAAGCTAAGTGTTTTTGTGAGGTTGTTAAAGCCATATAACGTAAGCTTTGTATCCAACCCTAACATCACGACCTTTCTATCAATAGTATCTCTGTACAGTATGGACTATTATACAAAAATGTTTTAAAACATGCAAGTACTTTTTTTACTATTTCTAAACACCGAGTTTAGTATTACTTTCACTTTTTGCATATAATTTATAGAATCTTAAAAAGGATATAGAGATAAATTGAATTTAATTAAATAGAGAATAATTATTAATACTAGGAAATGCTGAATATTAGGTTAGCATAGGACTCACCTGAATTAATATGATCGTATAGAATTAAAAAGGATAACTACATTTTTCGTACTATCAGATAGATTAATTCATTCATCAATCCGTCCAATAAGGAATCTCGAAAAAGTGTTACCCTAACTTTGCATCATATTTTATATATTGCTTTACATTTAAATATCAAGCTTTAATTGAATTTCTTCTTCTGCTTCAATTTTGAAATCTTCAATTTTTTCTGGGTTCATAACCGGAAGAGAATCTAAAGACTGTAGACCAAAGCTTCGCAAGAACTCTTCTGTAGTACCAAAAAGAATAGGTCTTCCGGGTGCATCCATTCTTCCCATTTCACATACCAGATTATATTCCACTAGTTTATTTACAGCATGATCGGACTTTACTCCACGAATTGCTTCAATTTGGAGTTTTGTGATCGGCTGCTTGTATGCAATGATGGATAAGGTCTCTAATAATACATCCGTCAAAACGTGTTTTTTTGGAATATGAGTTATTTTAATGATAGTTTCATACATCGACGGTTTTGTACATAGTTGATATGCCCCATCAAGTTCGATAATCTTAATGCCTCGTTCTTCAGCCTCATATCGGTCCATCATGTTATGTATAATTTTACGGGTTGTTTCCTCGTCATGGTCTATAGCTCCGGCAATTCGTTCCAGCTCCACTGCTTCTCCCATAGTAAATAAGATTGCTTCAATCTGCGCTTCTGTTACCAAAAGTTCCATTATGCTTCCGCCCCTTCCATTTGTATGATATCTGTAGCTAGATAGGTTATATTAATATCATCAAACAGACATTCCTGCTCAATCTGAACTCGTCCTAATTTCATTAATTCCAAAATACATAAAAATGTTACGATTACCTCCATTTTACTATGCTGTGCTTCCAGTAGATTTCGAAATGAAAATGTCTTATGGAGCAATCCATATTCCTGTATCTGAATAAATTTAGCAGAAAGATTAATTTCCTCCTTCTCAATTTTGCCAAATTTGCTACGAATTGGATCGATCTTATCCACCTGCTTTTTGACAATCGACTTAAAGATTTCATGCAGACGGGATAATGTCAGATCACTTAGTAATTCTTCCAGATTAATATCTTCTTTAAAATCAGCTATTTCCTGTGGAATGGTCGGTGGTTTAAACATTACTCTGGAAGCATCTAGCTGTTTGTCTTTTAACTCCTCAGAGATATATTTATACATCTTATATTCTAATAAGCGATCCACCAGTTCCTGTCTTGGATCGATTGGTTCATCTTCCTCATCTACTTCAACCGGAAGAAGCATTTTTGACTTGATGTTAATCAGTGTCGCTGCCATAACTAGAAATTCACTCATGATTTCCATGTTTCTGGATTCCATTTGTTTAATATAATCCAGATACTGCTCTGTAATCTCCGAAATTGGTATATCATAAATATTGATTTTATTTTTATCAATCAAGTGAAGCAACAGGTCTAATGGACCTTCAAAAGCCTCTAACTTAACAGGAATGCTCATATAAGCTCCTTTCACCTTCACATTGCAATGTAACCACTACTATTTCCGGTATATTAAATAACCTTGGCATAATCGAATGTGATCCAAGGCCTCTGGATACAATTAGATGCTGCCCCTCTTCTGTATGATTTCCTGAATGATATTTTGGAAATAACTGCACCTGCGGTGATACCAATCCTCCGACTCCGGGAAGTCTAACCATACCTCCATGTAGATGACCGGATAAAGTTAAATCCGCTCCCCATGCAGCATATGTCTGAAAATAAATAGGATTATGTGCAACTAATATCTGGAATTCTTTATCCGTACGTTTGCCTATTAAAGATTCCACATATTCCACTGGCATCTCAGGGGATTTGTTATGTTCAAAATATTTAGGTTCTATAGAAAGACCCGTAATACGTAATTTCCCGTTCTTTCTGTTAATATATGTGCTTTGGTTATCTAATAATATAATACCTAAGTTTGATAGCTCATTTATATATTCTACCCAAGTAGAAATAACTGATTCTTCTGTATCTGAAGTATTTTGCAGTTCCCACAGCTGCTTCATCCTTTGTTCATGATTACCAAGAGAATAATAGACAGTATAATGTTTTGAAAGCTGTTTCATTAAAGAATATCCATTACTGGGACAACAGCTTTCTCTTTTATTAATCATGTCACCTGCAGTAATAATAAATTCCGGGTTTATTTCCTTAATCTTTCGAATTAGCCGTGCATTTTGCTTTCCAAAGGAATTATTATGAAGGTCAGCCAAAAGAACAAAACGTGTATTATGAAAGTCTTTTGGTAGTTTGTCTGACACGATTGTATATTTCGAAGTAACTAGTCGTTTATTCTCTATGTTCGATAAGAGAACGAGTAACAGTATTATACCAAGTACAATCATAAAGCCCTGCATGCCTGACTCCTTTGGGTTCTCACATTATATTCCGTACCTATTATACTATACTAATTAGCTTCACAAGTGTCAATAAGTAATCTGCTGTGTTCTTGTTATGGGGAATGTAAGTGAAGGGGATGCTGCATAGTATATCAACAGGAACGGTGACTTACCTCACACACAGACGGAAGTACAGATTGCTGATTTTATATGTCTCAGGCGAATATTTATATTCGAATACGAACAATAAATATTCGCCTGATTCATACAAAATACAGCAACATGTTCTTCCGACAGTGCATTATGGTAAGTCACCGTCCCTGCTAATTATACTATGCAGCATCCCCTGTCGATACATTAGGCTCTACAGAACAGAGCCTAATGTATCGACGAGTACAAATACAGTAATTTAATTTTCCAATTCTGTTAGTGTTCTTGATATTTTATCTTCGTTAGTATATTAGGCTCTACAGTACAGAGCCTAATGTATCGACGAGTATAAATACACAAATTTAATTTTCCAATACGGATTGGTTCTTGATATAATATCTTCGTCAGTATATTAGGCTCTACAGTACAGAGCCTAATGTATCGACGAGTATAAATACACAAATTTAATTTTCCAATTTGGATATTGTTCTTGATATTTTATCTTCGTCAGTATATTAGGCTCTACAGTACAGAGCCTAATGTATCGACGAGTATAAATACACAAATTTAATTTTCCAATACGGATTGGTTCTTGATATAATATCTTCGTCAGTTATTAGGCTCTACAAAACAGAGCATGATGTATCGATTTCATACTCCATAAAGTTTTAATGAAAAGTATACATTCTGGTGTATGCTCTATCTGGGTTGATTTATGGTTGTGGTTTCCCCATGAAATACTTGACAAGGAGTTGTAGGAAATAGTCTTTAAAGCCTGCTTTTTCTATCTTCTCTGTTGAGAGTATTTCAATTGATCCGATCTTTTCGTTTTCATAATAATATGTAATCTCACCTATTTTGTCACCAATTTGTACAGGTGCTTCCACCGCGTCCATTAAGACAACTTCTTTTCGGATTTTCTCCGGTGTCTTTCCCTTTACACATAGATAGGAAAAATTGCTGCCTGTTTTTCCTTCCACTTTCTCTGTAACACCCTTTACTACTCTCACTGGTTCCAGTGTAATGTCCGAGTTATCATCAGTATAGATACTATAATTTGCAAATCCGTAATTCAGTAGCTTGGAAGCCTCCATGAATCTGGTCTTTGTATCCGGAGCCGCCATGATTACAGCAATCAAATCCATATTATTTCTTCTGGCTGAAGCAGATACACAGAATTTAGCCAGGCTGGTAGATCCTGTTTTCAATCCTGTTATTCCCTGATAGAATTTCACTAATTTATTCGTGTTGGTAAGCCCGAATTCTGACTGTCCTTTTTTCGTGGTATGTATAATGGTATCCATCCAGATTGTCGCATAATTGCTGATTTCCGGATGCTTTGTTATCAATTCCCGGGACATCAGTGCCACATCATATGCAGAGGAATAATGGTTATCCGTATCCAACCCACAGCAGTTCACAAAGTTCGTATTATTCATTCCCAGTTCTTTGGCCTTTGCATTCATTCGTGCTACAAATTCCTCCTCAGAGCCTGCGATAAACTCTGCCATTGCAACAGAGGCATCATTAGCACTTGCAATACTGATACACTTAATCATCGTTTCCACCGTTTGTACCTCAAAGGGCTCCAGATAAACCTGGGATCCTCCCATGGAAGCCGCATGCTCGCTAACACTCACCTCATCTGTCAGCTTGATTTGATTTGCATCCAATGCCTCAAAGATCAATAATAAAGTCATAATTTTTGTGATGCTCGCCGGCTTCAGACGTTCATCCTTATTCTTTTCAAATATGACAGTACCCGTAGATCCCTCAATTAATACGGCGGAAGGAGTACTTAGCTCAAGCCGGGCATCAGCCGGTGCTGTAACCATCACAGCATCCCCTTCCTTATCCGGCTTCGTATTGTTTACCTTGGCATATAAGGTATTAGGAAATAGTAAGATAAGAACTACAGAACATATGAGGAAAACTGCTACGATTCTTTTCATTTCTTACTCCGCAAAAATGTATTATTACTATTTTAATCCATGCTATTTGGTTTTAGACCAACCTAAGTAAAATAGTCTTAAGTTTTTTGAAGTTAATCTATTTGACAGTAACCCTACAGATAAATGTCTTTCCGTTGACTTTAGCAGTGATAAATGCTTTCCCTTTTTTATTGGCTTTTACCCTGCCAAACATGGATACGGATACGATCTTTGGATTACTGCTTTTCCAACTCACAAAGGAATGATTACCATTTATTCTCAGGTGACAGGCATCTCCTTTTTTTAGTTGCAGCTTCTTTTTGTTAATATTAATGACATAGACACGGCACTTTAGAATGGTATTATCTGTTTCAGCTAAAATATAGGTTTTTCCAACTCTATGTGCTCTGACTCTTCCATTAAAATTCACACCGGCCACTCTGAAATTCGTGGAGGTATAAGTTACTCTCTTATTAATACCATAAACAAAAAGTTTATATTCCTCACCCGGTATCATATATAATTGCTGTTTATTTAAATGAAGTGAAAAGGGAAGATTTATATCATCCAGAAAATAGAGTGATGTGCTTTGAAAGAAATATTTGCTTATCAGAAGTAAGGCTATGAGACAGATTAATATTCGGTATATGATGAATGCAATGGTCTTTTTACACTTCGGCTGATTACCCATGTAACCCCCTTTGTCTATCCTGCCTATCCTTATAATAATCTATGTAATAGTAATAAAAATATTGTACAAAGATAATAGATCCATGCAAATACTTAGATAAACAATTTGAAGGGATACTATTTAACGAAATCATTAAATGATATCTCTTCGGACTGAATTAATTTCTAAGGTATTTGTACGGATCTATGGGTAATATACATCGTTGATAAGTATGGCGGACTGAGGTGTTTCAGTCAGCTTTTCTGCGATATTTGACTTGTCTACACTTGTAGTACTCCATCTTTAGTTACAACAGCATAGACATAGGGTGGAGTTACTGGTTTCTCACTGCCAATCACATATGCCTGGAGAAATCTTTGCTTTGCTTCCTGCAATTTTGATGAATCGTTAGCATAAAGGGTTGCTAGAGAATCACCCTGGTTCACATAATCACCAAGCTTTTTATGAAGCCTAATTCCCACGCTTAAATCAATGATACTATCCTTGGTTTCACGGCCACCACCCAGAATAAGGGAGGTCATCCCAACCTCATCCGTATGGATATTTGTAATAAAGCCGCTGACCGGTGCACCAACCTCTTCTTCTATGGATGCTTTTGGAAGAATTCCGGTGTCATATACCGCCTTACTATCTCCGCCCTGAGCGCTGATAAATTCAGCAAATTTATCCAAAGCACTCCGATTTTCAATGGTTTGATACAATTTTTCTGTTGCTTCTTCTACATCCTTAGCTATACCGGCTCCGATTAACATATACGAAGCCAGTGTAATACTAACTTTTAGAAGGTCCTCCGGTCCGTTACCCTTTAAGGTCTCGATTGCTTCTATCACTTCTAAAGTATTACCAACGTTTTTCCCTAGTGGCTGGTTCATATCGGTGATGACTGCAAAGGTTTGACGACCAGCGATGGTGCCGATCTGAACCATTTCCTTTGCAAGAGCAAGAGAATCCTCATAGCTCTTCATAAATGCTCCACTACCGGTTTTAACATCCAATACAATAACATCAGAACCGGATGCTATTTTCTTACTCATGATACTGCTGGCGATCAAGGATAAATTGTCTACCGTTGCAGTTACATCTCTTAACGCATATATCTTCTTATCAGCCGGTGCAAGATTTGCTGTCTGACCAACGATAGCCATTTTAACTTTATTTACATTCTGAATGAATTGCTCCGTTGAAATCGTTGTTGAAAATCCTGGAAAGCTTTCCAGTTTATCTATGGTCCCACCGGTATGACCCAGACCACGGCCGGACATTTTAGCTACCGGAACACCTAATGCAGCGATCATCGGACTTAATACCAGAGAGGTTTTATCCCCTACTCCTCCTGTACTGTGTTTGTCCACCTTAACACCATGAATTTGTGATAGATCCAGGATATCACCACTATTTGCCATGGCTACAGTAAGTGCTGCTGTCTCCTCTTGATTCATACCGTTCAAACATACTGCCATTAAAAATGCTGACATTTGATAATCCGGTATGGTACCATTGGTAAAGCCTTGAACCATAAATTCAATTTCTTCCTTTGTTAATGTTTCCTTCTTCTTTTTTTTATTGATCAAATCATACATTTTCATAGATTGATCACCTCCGCTAAAATTACTATGTCCCATTAATTGATCAATAGCTTTTCAATGCTGTTACTATCATAGTTATGGAATAATTCTATTATATACCACATTCACAAAAAAATATATTATGATTTATCAGGATCATTCAAATTGAATTATGATTGACGTATGTGCAAAAAAAGGATAAAATAAATCAACTATAATCAAGGGAGAATGATAGAAATGAGTTTCAAATTTATAAAGGAAGTAATATCACCGGAAGAATTAGTTCGGACATATCCTTTGCCTGCAAGGGATGTTATTAGAAAAAAAGAAAGAGACAAGAGTATCAAGGATATATTTACTGGAGAATCTGATCGTTTTCTTGTAATCATTGGCCCTTGTTCGGCTGATAATGAAGACGCAGTATGTGATTATATCTCCAGATTGGCAACGGTTCAGGAAAAGGTACAGGATAAAATCATTATCGTACCAAGAATATATACGAACAAACCACGTACTACCGGCGAAGGATATAAAGGAATTGTTCATCAGCCCGATCCGGAAAAAGAACCTGACTTACAGGAAGGATTAATCGCCATGAGAAAAATGCATCTAAGAGCAATCGCGGAAAGTGGGTTAACTGCTGCGGATGAGATGCTGTATCCGGAAAACTGGCCTTATGTTGAAGATATCCTTTCCTATGTTGCCGTAGGTGCTCGTTCCGTAGAGGATCAACAGCATAGATTAACAATTAGTGGTATGGACGTTCCAGCAGGTATGAAAAATCCAACCAGTGGTGATTTTTCAGTTATGCTAAATTCCGTTGTTGCAGCTCAGGCTAGTCATACCTTTTTATACCGTACCTGGGAAGTGACAACCTCCGGTAATCCTCTGGCACATACCATTCTAAGAGGAGCAGTTAATAAACACGGCCAATCCAATCCAAATTATCATTATGAGGACTTAATTCGCCTTGTCAATATGTATAACGAACGTGATTTGCAGAATCCAGCCATCATTGTTGATGCGAATCATGCAAATTCGAATAAGCAATATCTAGAGCAAATTCGTATTGTAAAGGAAGTACTTCATAGTCGTAGATTATCACCAGAAATCGCGAATATGGTAAAAGGTGTAATGATCGAAAGTTATATTGAAGAAGGTAGTCAGAGGGTTACAGATCATGTCTATGGTAAATCCATTACAGATCCATGTCTTGGATGGCAGGATTCAGAAAAATTGATCTACACCATAGCGGATAGCATTTAGAAGCATAATCACTCTTCTAATTATCAAAGTAAATAGGGTATACAATAACACTGGATTTGAAGTATCATTGAACCGAAAGGTTTGGTGCCTCAAATCCAGTGTTTATATGTACATAATATTAATATCGATCAATATAAGATTTTCAGTTTATACTATGCTCTTGGGTGTGTGTTCATATATACCTCCCGGCTATTATTAGCTGGATTGGTGAGATATAGCTGTGTAGTAGTAATATCCGCGTGTCCAAGAAACTCCTGAACACTTCCCAGATCTGCTCCATTTCTAATCATGTGTGCTGCAAAAGTATGGCGTATCGCATTAGGACTTATATTCTTCATGCCAACCATTGCTGCATATCCCTTTAGAATTTTCCAAAGCCCCTGTCTGCTTAATTGCTCTCCGGATATATTAAGGAACAAATAATCCAGATCATATTTATTAAAGCATTCCTGGCGGATCTTCAGATATTGCTTTATTGCACTCTCGGCTGATTTACCAAATGGGATATTACGTTCTTTGAATTCTCTACATGTAATATATCGTCCTGTCATATTAATATCT
The nucleotide sequence above comes from Variimorphobacter saccharofermentans. Encoded proteins:
- the scpB gene encoding SMC-Scp complex subunit ScpB, whose amino-acid sequence is MELLVTEAQIEAILFTMGEAVELERIAGAIDHDEETTRKIIHNMMDRYEAEERGIKIIELDGAYQLCTKPSMYETIIKITHIPKKHVLTDVLLETLSIIAYKQPITKLQIEAIRGVKSDHAVNKLVEYNLVCEMGRMDAPGRPILFGTTEEFLRSFGLQSLDSLPVMNPEKIEDFKIEAEEEIQLKLDI
- a CDS encoding segregation and condensation protein A, coding for MSIPVKLEAFEGPLDLLLHLIDKNKINIYDIPISEITEQYLDYIKQMESRNMEIMSEFLVMAATLINIKSKMLLPVEVDEEDEPIDPRQELVDRLLEYKMYKYISEELKDKQLDASRVMFKPPTIPQEIADFKEDINLEELLSDLTLSRLHEIFKSIVKKQVDKIDPIRSKFGKIEKEEINLSAKFIQIQEYGLLHKTFSFRNLLEAQHSKMEVIVTFLCILELMKLGRVQIEQECLFDDINITYLATDIIQMEGAEA
- a CDS encoding metallophosphoesterase, with translation MQGFMIVLGIILLLVLLSNIENKRLVTSKYTIVSDKLPKDFHNTRFVLLADLHNNSFGKQNARLIRKIKEINPEFIITAGDMINKRESCCPSNGYSLMKQLSKHYTVYYSLGNHEQRMKQLWELQNTSDTEESVISTWVEYINELSNLGIILLDNQSTYINRKNGKLRITGLSIEPKYFEHNKSPEMPVEYVESLIGKRTDKEFQILVAHNPIYFQTYAAWGADLTLSGHLHGGMVRLPGVGGLVSPQVQLFPKYHSGNHTEEGQHLIVSRGLGSHSIMPRLFNIPEIVVVTLQCEGERSLYEHSC
- a CDS encoding D-alanyl-D-alanine carboxypeptidase family protein is translated as MKRIVAVFLICSVVLILLFPNTLYAKVNNTKPDKEGDAVMVTAPADARLELSTPSAVLIEGSTGTVIFEKNKDERLKPASITKIMTLLLIFEALDANQIKLTDEVSVSEHAASMGGSQVYLEPFEVQTVETMIKCISIASANDASVAMAEFIAGSEEEFVARMNAKAKELGMNNTNFVNCCGLDTDNHYSSAYDVALMSRELITKHPEISNYATIWMDTIIHTTKKGQSEFGLTNTNKLVKFYQGITGLKTGSTSLAKFCVSASARRNNMDLIAVIMAAPDTKTRFMEASKLLNYGFANYSIYTDDNSDITLEPVRVVKGVTEKVEGKTGSNFSYLCVKGKTPEKIRKEVVLMDAVEAPVQIGDKIGEITYYYENEKIGSIEILSTEKIEKAGFKDYFLQLLVKYFMGKPQP
- a CDS encoding Ig-like domain-containing protein, which codes for MGNQPKCKKTIAFIIYRILICLIALLLISKYFFQSTSLYFLDDINLPFSLHLNKQQLYMIPGEEYKLFVYGINKRVTYTSTNFRVAGVNFNGRVRAHRVGKTYILAETDNTILKCRVYVININKKKLQLKKGDACHLRINGNHSFVSWKSSNPKIVSVSMFGRVKANKKGKAFITAKVNGKTFICRVTVK
- a CDS encoding pyrimidine-nucleoside phosphorylase, with the translated sequence MKMYDLINKKKKKETLTKEEIEFMVQGFTNGTIPDYQMSAFLMAVCLNGMNQEETAALTVAMANSGDILDLSQIHGVKVDKHSTGGVGDKTSLVLSPMIAALGVPVAKMSGRGLGHTGGTIDKLESFPGFSTTISTEQFIQNVNKVKMAIVGQTANLAPADKKIYALRDVTATVDNLSLIASSIMSKKIASGSDVIVLDVKTGSGAFMKSYEDSLALAKEMVQIGTIAGRQTFAVITDMNQPLGKNVGNTLEVIEAIETLKGNGPEDLLKVSITLASYMLIGAGIAKDVEEATEKLYQTIENRSALDKFAEFISAQGGDSKAVYDTGILPKASIEEEVGAPVSGFITNIHTDEVGMTSLILGGGRETKDSIIDLSVGIRLHKKLGDYVNQGDSLATLYANDSSKLQEAKQRFLQAYVIGSEKPVTPPYVYAVVTKDGVLQV
- a CDS encoding 3-deoxy-7-phosphoheptulonate synthase; this encodes MSFKFIKEVISPEELVRTYPLPARDVIRKKERDKSIKDIFTGESDRFLVIIGPCSADNEDAVCDYISRLATVQEKVQDKIIIVPRIYTNKPRTTGEGYKGIVHQPDPEKEPDLQEGLIAMRKMHLRAIAESGLTAADEMLYPENWPYVEDILSYVAVGARSVEDQQHRLTISGMDVPAGMKNPTSGDFSVMLNSVVAAQASHTFLYRTWEVTTSGNPLAHTILRGAVNKHGQSNPNYHYEDLIRLVNMYNERDLQNPAIIVDANHANSNKQYLEQIRIVKEVLHSRRLSPEIANMVKGVMIESYIEEGSQRVTDHVYGKSITDPCLGWQDSEKLIYTIADSI